Proteins encoded by one window of Channa argus isolate prfri chromosome 1, Channa argus male v1.0, whole genome shotgun sequence:
- the psda gene encoding PH and SEC7 domain-containing protein 1 isoform X4: protein MENGHITSTTDRERPVNRPPELLYPQANVAERLVLSGSDDALANGTKADLQAAKRLAKRLYNLDGFKKSDVARHLGKNNEFSQLVAEEYLSHFNFTGLTIDQALRMFLRKFALMGETQERERVLAHFSKRYRQCNAETLTTEDSVHTLTCAVMLLNTDLHGNNLGKRMSCSQFISNLEGLNDGKDFPKDLLKTLYSSIKNEKLQWTIDEEELRKSMSELADVRTDSASHTMKRLGSGGNPLVSVAQQADGELYKSGFLVRKVHADPDGKRTPRGKRGWKSFYAMLKGLVLYLQKDEYRAERELMEEDVKNAVSIHHSLAMRAADYSKRPNVFYLRTADWRVFMFQAPNAEQMQSWITRINVVAAMFSAPPFPAAIGSQKRFSRPLLPGSNTKLSQEEQAKSHENRFRAVSSELADIASSPERKVKGRELEEQKLRQEYLDFEKTRYGTYAMLLRAKLSSGDEDLSAFESRLFDNGGLQRAHSSPTLPLDAANKEKTRGSKTSKSLKITSSSSSACKTSSASTREGSKKKNGDHQQPELQKQSNKQEEAA, encoded by the exons ATGGAGAACGGACACATTACCTCAACAACAGATAG ggaacgCCCCGTGAACCGCCCCCCTGAGCTGCTATACCCACAGGCCAATGTGGCAGAGCGACTAGTGCTCAGCGGCAGCGATGACGCACTGGCCAACGGCACGAAGGCTGACCTGCAGGCCGCCAAACGGCTCGCCAAACGCCTCTACAACCTGGACGGCTTCAAGAAGTCTGATGTGGCTCGACACCTCGGCAAGAA tAATGAGTTCAGTCAGCTGGTTGCAGAGGAATATCTCAGTCACTTCAACTTCACTGGTCTGACCATTGACCAGGCACTCAG GATGTTTCTGAGAAAGTTTGCTCTGATGGGAGAAActcaggagagagagagagtcctCGCTCATTTCTCCAAGAGATACCGACAGTGTAACGCAGAGACTCTGACCACTGAAG ACAGCGTCCACACTCTGACCTGTGCCGTCATGCTGCTGAACACAGACCTTCATGGAAAC aacTTGGGGAAGAGGATGTCCTGCAGTCAGTTCATCTCTAACCTAGAAGGTCTCAATGATGGAAAAGACTTCCCCAAAGACCTGCTCAAg actcTCTACAGCTCCATTAAGAATGAGAAGCTTCAGTGGACCAT TGACgaggaggagctgagaaagTCCATGTCGGAGCTGGCTGATGTCCGGACAGACTCTGCCTCCCACACCATGAAGCGACTCGGCAGTGGAGGAAACCCACTGGTCAGCGTTGCCCAGCAAGCTGACGGCGAGCTCTACAAGAGCGGCTTCCTGGTCCGCAAAGTCCACGCTGACCCCGACGGAAAGAGAA CACCGCGGGGTAAGAGGGGGTGGAAGTCTTTCTATGCCATGCTGAAGGGTCTGGTGCTCTACCTGCaaaag GATGAGTACCGTGCAGAGCGAGAACTGATGGAGGAGGATGTGAAGAACGCTGTGTCCATCCATCATTCTCTGGCCATGAGAGCAGCCGATTACAGCAAGAGACCCAATGTCTTCTACCTGAGGACCGCTGACTGGAGAGTCTTCATGTTTCAGGCTCC CAATGCAGAACAGATGCAGTCATGGATCACACGCATCAATGTGGTTGCAGCCATGTTTTCGGCCCCACCTTTTCCTGCAGCGATTGGCTCCCAGAAGAGATTCAGTCGTCCTCTGCTGCCAGGCTCCAACACCAAACTGTCCCAG GAGGAGCAGGCCAAGTCTCACGAGAATCGTTTCAGGGCGGTTTCCTCTGAGCTGGCTGACATCGCCTCCTCACCGGAACGAAAGGTTAAAGGTCGTGAGCTGGAGGAGCAGAAGCTGCGACAGGAGTACTTGGACTTCgag AAAACCCGTTACGGTACGTACGCCATGCTGCTTCGAGCCAAGCTGTCCAGCGGAGACGAGGATCTGTCTGCCTTCGAGTCTCGACTGTTTGACAATGGCGGCCTGCAGAGGGCCCACTCCAGTCCCACGCTACCTCTGGATGCCGCCAACAAGGAGAAAACCAGAGGGAGCAAGACGTCAAAGAGCCTAAAGATtacatcctcctcatcctcagccTGCAAGACGAGCAGCGCCAGCACCAGAGAGGGAAGCAAGAAGAAGAATGGGGACCACCAGCAGCCTGAGCTACAGAAACAGAGCAACAAACAGGAAGAGGCAGCGTAA
- the psda gene encoding PH and SEC7 domain-containing protein 1 isoform X5, which yields MFLRKFALMGETQERERVLAHFSKRYRQCNAETLTTEDSVHTLTCAVMLLNTDLHGNNLGKRMSCSQFISNLEGLNDGKDFPKDLLKTLYSSIKNEKLQWTIDEEELRKSMSELADVRTDSASHTMKRLGSGGNPLVSVAQQADGELYKSGFLVRKVHADPDGKRTPRGKRGWKSFYAMLKGLVLYLQKDEYRAERELMEEDVKNAVSIHHSLAMRAADYSKRPNVFYLRTADWRVFMFQAPNAEQMQSWITRINVVAAMFSAPPFPAAIGSQKRFSRPLLPGSNTKLSQEEQAKSHENRFRAVSSELADIASSPERKVKGRELEEQKLRQEYLDFEKTRYGTYAMLLRAKLSSGDEDLSAFESRLFDNGGLQRAHSSPTLPLDAANKEKTRGSKTSKSLKITSSSSSACKTSSASTREGSKKKNGDHQQPELQKQSNKQEEAA from the exons ATGTTTCTGAGAAAGTTTGCTCTGATGGGAGAAActcaggagagagagagagtcctCGCTCATTTCTCCAAGAGATACCGACAGTGTAACGCAGAGACTCTGACCACTGAAG ACAGCGTCCACACTCTGACCTGTGCCGTCATGCTGCTGAACACAGACCTTCATGGAAAC aacTTGGGGAAGAGGATGTCCTGCAGTCAGTTCATCTCTAACCTAGAAGGTCTCAATGATGGAAAAGACTTCCCCAAAGACCTGCTCAAg actcTCTACAGCTCCATTAAGAATGAGAAGCTTCAGTGGACCAT TGACgaggaggagctgagaaagTCCATGTCGGAGCTGGCTGATGTCCGGACAGACTCTGCCTCCCACACCATGAAGCGACTCGGCAGTGGAGGAAACCCACTGGTCAGCGTTGCCCAGCAAGCTGACGGCGAGCTCTACAAGAGCGGCTTCCTGGTCCGCAAAGTCCACGCTGACCCCGACGGAAAGAGAA CACCGCGGGGTAAGAGGGGGTGGAAGTCTTTCTATGCCATGCTGAAGGGTCTGGTGCTCTACCTGCaaaag GATGAGTACCGTGCAGAGCGAGAACTGATGGAGGAGGATGTGAAGAACGCTGTGTCCATCCATCATTCTCTGGCCATGAGAGCAGCCGATTACAGCAAGAGACCCAATGTCTTCTACCTGAGGACCGCTGACTGGAGAGTCTTCATGTTTCAGGCTCC CAATGCAGAACAGATGCAGTCATGGATCACACGCATCAATGTGGTTGCAGCCATGTTTTCGGCCCCACCTTTTCCTGCAGCGATTGGCTCCCAGAAGAGATTCAGTCGTCCTCTGCTGCCAGGCTCCAACACCAAACTGTCCCAG GAGGAGCAGGCCAAGTCTCACGAGAATCGTTTCAGGGCGGTTTCCTCTGAGCTGGCTGACATCGCCTCCTCACCGGAACGAAAGGTTAAAGGTCGTGAGCTGGAGGAGCAGAAGCTGCGACAGGAGTACTTGGACTTCgag AAAACCCGTTACGGTACGTACGCCATGCTGCTTCGAGCCAAGCTGTCCAGCGGAGACGAGGATCTGTCTGCCTTCGAGTCTCGACTGTTTGACAATGGCGGCCTGCAGAGGGCCCACTCCAGTCCCACGCTACCTCTGGATGCCGCCAACAAGGAGAAAACCAGAGGGAGCAAGACGTCAAAGAGCCTAAAGATtacatcctcctcatcctcagccTGCAAGACGAGCAGCGCCAGCACCAGAGAGGGAAGCAAGAAGAAGAATGGGGACCACCAGCAGCCTGAGCTACAGAAACAGAGCAACAAACAGGAAGAGGCAGCGTAA
- the psda gene encoding PH and SEC7 domain-containing protein 1 isoform X3, with protein sequence MANYLLCWGGGALEDRYLYAPPYPAVYRERPVNRPPELLYPQANVAERLVLSGSDDALANGTKADLQAAKRLAKRLYNLDGFKKSDVARHLGKNNEFSQLVAEEYLSHFNFTGLTIDQALRMFLRKFALMGETQERERVLAHFSKRYRQCNAETLTTEDSVHTLTCAVMLLNTDLHGNNLGKRMSCSQFISNLEGLNDGKDFPKDLLKTLYSSIKNEKLQWTIDEEELRKSMSELADVRTDSASHTMKRLGSGGNPLVSVAQQADGELYKSGFLVRKVHADPDGKRTPRGKRGWKSFYAMLKGLVLYLQKDEYRAERELMEEDVKNAVSIHHSLAMRAADYSKRPNVFYLRTADWRVFMFQAPNAEQMQSWITRINVVAAMFSAPPFPAAIGSQKRFSRPLLPGSNTKLSQEEQAKSHENRFRAVSSELADIASSPERKVKGRELEEQKLRQEYLDFEKTRYGTYAMLLRAKLSSGDEDLSAFESRLFDNGGLQRAHSSPTLPLDAANKEKTRGSKTSKSLKITSSSSSACKTSSASTREGSKKKNGDHQQPELQKQSNKQEEAA encoded by the exons ggaacgCCCCGTGAACCGCCCCCCTGAGCTGCTATACCCACAGGCCAATGTGGCAGAGCGACTAGTGCTCAGCGGCAGCGATGACGCACTGGCCAACGGCACGAAGGCTGACCTGCAGGCCGCCAAACGGCTCGCCAAACGCCTCTACAACCTGGACGGCTTCAAGAAGTCTGATGTGGCTCGACACCTCGGCAAGAA tAATGAGTTCAGTCAGCTGGTTGCAGAGGAATATCTCAGTCACTTCAACTTCACTGGTCTGACCATTGACCAGGCACTCAG GATGTTTCTGAGAAAGTTTGCTCTGATGGGAGAAActcaggagagagagagagtcctCGCTCATTTCTCCAAGAGATACCGACAGTGTAACGCAGAGACTCTGACCACTGAAG ACAGCGTCCACACTCTGACCTGTGCCGTCATGCTGCTGAACACAGACCTTCATGGAAAC aacTTGGGGAAGAGGATGTCCTGCAGTCAGTTCATCTCTAACCTAGAAGGTCTCAATGATGGAAAAGACTTCCCCAAAGACCTGCTCAAg actcTCTACAGCTCCATTAAGAATGAGAAGCTTCAGTGGACCAT TGACgaggaggagctgagaaagTCCATGTCGGAGCTGGCTGATGTCCGGACAGACTCTGCCTCCCACACCATGAAGCGACTCGGCAGTGGAGGAAACCCACTGGTCAGCGTTGCCCAGCAAGCTGACGGCGAGCTCTACAAGAGCGGCTTCCTGGTCCGCAAAGTCCACGCTGACCCCGACGGAAAGAGAA CACCGCGGGGTAAGAGGGGGTGGAAGTCTTTCTATGCCATGCTGAAGGGTCTGGTGCTCTACCTGCaaaag GATGAGTACCGTGCAGAGCGAGAACTGATGGAGGAGGATGTGAAGAACGCTGTGTCCATCCATCATTCTCTGGCCATGAGAGCAGCCGATTACAGCAAGAGACCCAATGTCTTCTACCTGAGGACCGCTGACTGGAGAGTCTTCATGTTTCAGGCTCC CAATGCAGAACAGATGCAGTCATGGATCACACGCATCAATGTGGTTGCAGCCATGTTTTCGGCCCCACCTTTTCCTGCAGCGATTGGCTCCCAGAAGAGATTCAGTCGTCCTCTGCTGCCAGGCTCCAACACCAAACTGTCCCAG GAGGAGCAGGCCAAGTCTCACGAGAATCGTTTCAGGGCGGTTTCCTCTGAGCTGGCTGACATCGCCTCCTCACCGGAACGAAAGGTTAAAGGTCGTGAGCTGGAGGAGCAGAAGCTGCGACAGGAGTACTTGGACTTCgag AAAACCCGTTACGGTACGTACGCCATGCTGCTTCGAGCCAAGCTGTCCAGCGGAGACGAGGATCTGTCTGCCTTCGAGTCTCGACTGTTTGACAATGGCGGCCTGCAGAGGGCCCACTCCAGTCCCACGCTACCTCTGGATGCCGCCAACAAGGAGAAAACCAGAGGGAGCAAGACGTCAAAGAGCCTAAAGATtacatcctcctcatcctcagccTGCAAGACGAGCAGCGCCAGCACCAGAGAGGGAAGCAAGAAGAAGAATGGGGACCACCAGCAGCCTGAGCTACAGAAACAGAGCAACAAACAGGAAGAGGCAGCGTAA